The following are encoded together in the Zingiber officinale cultivar Zhangliang chromosome 8A, Zo_v1.1, whole genome shotgun sequence genome:
- the LOC122009847 gene encoding uncharacterized protein LOC122009847 isoform X2: MEVGSSQRPVDGEEAAADGHGFGRGYVGSKVFKELESVEFNEEVDGMLLDRTEAGFSGSSKDAQGDEVNGPESTDFDDDSVSEEVVSDGARVFHRAVGNWMNGFELGDMVWGKVKSHPWWPGYLFNEAFASSSVRRTRRDVHVLVAFFGDSSYGWFDPSELVPFDSHYEEKSKQTALRPFVKAVEEATDEASRREALGLACYCRNKYNFGSARVPGYFDVDVPGFEPWGIYSSKQIEDARKNFVPDQSLSFLKQLALCPLEDIVPAIDRIKNAAKMLAYRCSVFEEFDETYAQAFGVEPVRPPPLTGAMSDHPERFARRAAPLSGQLVMPEPLRPKKSSAPKLASGPKVSKSPSAKKNKYVLKRRDEQFSTTATIAGPPLPDFTSPTQPYGNFYNLFPTTQQPPTQPSLAFQDASVHGDYVLQKRAPSVFIDDKLPQTSPNLLEQGLVISEQRSAPLGVDIPVAISPRKTPQMSVIEFRKLDPAVSGIVADAKEEILLARPNDIIVVDGIPKVKKKIKKRLRVDGSSDPTDLARNAKKKIKKKHKEQSTESGLLPDHARMAKDDDPYRKLASRLNSIGPEQSKRADAVARATSFPFSFQRPKIDLNSRSQQLPELVADLHELALDPFYGIERDASGVALHVFLKFRSMVYQKSLALSLSSEDDAVEVQAPKPPRSQQESVGGTAEITPVKTAMEGKEPTASAKPPKAGFRSDDPVVAGRKRTPSDREEDMSAKRQTKVNKVKALTIEKKSSISKKRNLKDAGSASTTTMPAVAAMHSVTAKPSNAKTMEPVKKQEPPPPRVPCPTTLVMKFPPRTTLPSIASLKARFTRFGPLELPDTRVYWKSYTCKVVYKFKPDAEAALKYARANKMFGQVKGHFYLRDADTQSQEPSADAGGKKLESRQAEGVQFRPGSNPTTSLRLLLNPNHKPGLLKSILKKPGDDAGPTTTISSSSRETPRVKFMLDNVDGKPGMSPAVAGSSYSRSDAEPPPFSLPLESVINNTTKSASSASFGLPPVNRVAMDRVPPPPPSSLRGPRSADPQTHNYRQYGEGEGRPMVNKELANQMLSLMVRCSDIVSSIKSSLGYVPYHPL, from the exons ATGGAGGTTGGCAGCTCGCAACGACCGGTAGACGGCGAGGAGGCAGCGGCTGATGGACATGGTTTTGGACGCGGATATGTTGGATCTAAGGTTTTCAAGGAGCTCGAATCTGTGGAGTTTAACGAAGAGGTTGATGGTATGCTTTTGGACCGTACGGAGGCTGGTTTCTCTGGATCTTCCAAGGACGCTCAAGGAGACGAAGTGAACGGTCCAG AAAGTACGGATTTCGACGATGACAGTGTTTCTGAGGAGGTTGTTTCAGATGGAGCGAGGGTTTTCCATAGGGCAGTTGGAAACTGGATGAATGGTTTTGAACTGGGAGACATGGTGTGGGGGAAGGTGAAATCACACCCTTGGTGGCCTGGTTACTTGTTCAATGAGGCTTTTGCTTCGTCATCTGTTAGAAGAACAAGAAGAGATGTCCATGTTTTGGTAGCCTTCTTTGGGGATAGCAGCTATGGATGGTTTGACCCTTCTGAGCTCGTCCCATTTGACTCCCACTACGAGGAGAAGTCTAAACAGACGGCCTTGAGACCATTTGTCAAGGCAGTTGAAGAGGCAACCGATGAAGCAAGCCGCAGGGAAGCTCTTGGCCTTGCTTGCTACTGCCGGAATaaatacaactttggttcagcaCGTGTCCCAGGATATTTCGATGTTGATGTCCCTGGATTCGAGCCTTGGGGCATTTACTCTTCAAAACAGATTGAGGATGCTCGGAAAAACTTTGTACCTGATCAATCTCTCTCCTTTTTGAAGCAGTTGGCCTTGTGTCCACTTGAAGACATTGTTCCTGCTATAGATCGGATTAAGAACGCGGCGAAGATGCTTGCTTACAGATGTTCTGTCTTCGAAGAGTTTGACGAGACATATGCCCAAGCATTTGGTGTAGAGCCGGTACGACCACCTCCTTTGACTGGGGCTATGTCGGATCATCCTGAGAGATTTGCCCGCCGAG CGGCGCCTTTGAGCGGTCAGCTCGTGATGCCTGAGCCCCTCCGCCCAAAGAAAAGCTCCGCCCCTAAGCTCGCTTCTGGTCCCAAAGTGTCCAAATCTCCATCTGCGAAGAAGAACAAATACGTGCTGAAGCGGAGAGATGAACAATTTTCTACCACTGCTACGATCGCCGGCCCTCCTTTGCCGGACTTCACCTCTCCTACCCAGCCCTACGGCAATTTCTACAATCTCTTCCCCACAACTCAGCAACCCCCCACCCAACCAAGTCTCGCCTTCCAGGATGCCTCGGTTCACGGTGACTACGTGCTCCAGAAGAGAGCTCCTTCCGTTTTCATCGACGACAAGCTGCCGCAAACCTCCCCAAACCTGCTCGAACAGGGACTAGTCATCTCAGAACAAAGATCGGCCCCATTGGGGGTGGATATTCCCGTTGCTATTAGTCCTCGAAAGACGCCGCAGATGAGCGTGATTGAGTTCAGGAAACTAGACCCTGCTGTCTCTGGCATAGTTGCCGATGCTAAAGAAGAGATCTTGTTGGCCCGGCCCAATGACATTATTGTCGTCGATGGAATCCCAAaggtgaagaagaagatcaaaaaGCGCCTGCGCGTGGATGGTAGTTCCGACCCAACCGATCTTGCCAGAAATGCCAAGAAGAAGAtaaaaaagaagcacaaggaacaGAGCACCGAATCCGGCTTGCTACCAGATCATGCTAGGATGGCGAAAGATGACGATCCTTATAGGAAATTAGCGTCCAGATTAAATAGCATTGGGCCGGAGCAATCCAAGAGAGCGGATGCAGTCGCGCGAGCGACCTCCTTTCCCTTCTCCTTTCAACGCCCCAAGATTGACTTGAACTCCCGCAGTCAGCAGCTACCAGAGCTGGTAGCCGACCTGCATGAACTAGCACTCGATCCTTTTTACGGAATTGAGCGCGACGCCTCGGGGGTTGCGCTGCATGTCTTCCTCAAGTTCCGGTCGATGGTCTACCAGAAAAGCTTGGCTCTTTCTCTCTCCAGCGAGGATGACGCCGTGGAGGTCCAAGCTCCCAAACCTCCTAGGTCGCAGCAGGAGTCTGTTGGTGGGACCGCGGAGATTACTCCAGTGAAGACAGCTATGGAGGGCAAGGAGCCAACTGCCTCTGCGAAGCCACCAAAAGCCGGATTTAGGTCCGACGATCCTGTTGTGGCAGGACGGAAACGCACTCCATCTGATCGAGAAGAGGATATGAGCGCAAAGAGGCAGACAAAAGTAAACAAAGTCAAGGCTTTGACCATTGAAAAGAAATCGTCGATCAGTAAGAAGCGCAACCTGAAGGACGCAGGCAGCGCCTCCACGACGACGATGCCTGCAGTAGCCGCAATGCATAGTGTGACAGCGAAACCTAGCAATGCCAAAACAATGGAGCCCGTCAAGAAGCAAGAACCTCCCCCGCCTCGAGTTCCCTGTCCGACTACTCTCGTGATGAAGTTCCCACCTCGGACGACGCTTCCATCCATCGCCTCCTTGAAAGCGAGGTTCACCCGCTTCGGGCCGCTCGAGCTCCCCGACACTCGCGTGTACTGGAAATCCTACACCTGCAAGGTGGTGTACAAGTTCAAGCCCGACGCAGAGGCCGCCCTCAAGTACGCCCGCGCCAACAAAATGTTCGGCCAGGTTAAGGGACACTTCTATCTCCGCGACGCTGACACACAGTCCCAGGAACCGTCCGCTGATGCCGGTGGGAAGAAGCTGGAGTCGCGACAAGCTGAAGGTGTCCAATTCCGACCCGGGAGCAACCCAACCACCTCGTTGAGGCTGTTGCTAAATCCAAACCACAAGCCAGGGCTGCTCAAATCCATTCTGAAGAAGCCTGGTGACGATGCTGGCCCTACCACCAccatcagcagcagcagcagagaGACGCCCCGTGTAAAATTCATGTTGGACAATGTGGACGGGAAGCCAGGAATGTCGCCGGCTGTTGCAGGAAGCAGCTATAGTCGTAGCGATGCTGAACCACCCCCCTTCTCCCTTCCTCTAGAATCCGTCATCAATAACACTACAAAATCAG CTTCATCTGCTTCCTTCGGACTGCCTCCAGTGAACCGGGTGGCGATGGATCGTGTGCCCCCGCCGCCGCCGTCTTCCCTTCGTGGGCCTCGATCTGCCGATCCCCAGACGCATAATTATAGACAGTATGGCGAGGGGGAGGGTAGACCCATGGTGAACAAGGAGTTGGCGAACCAAATGCTGAGCCTTATGGTTAGGTGCAGCGACATTGTGAGCAGTATCAAATCGTCGCTAGGGTACGTTCCATACCACCCGCTGTAG
- the LOC122009847 gene encoding uncharacterized protein LOC122009847 isoform X1, translating into MEVGSSQRPVDGEEAAADGHGFGRGYVGSKVFKELESVEFNEEVDGMLLDRTEAGFSGSSKDAQGDEVNGPESTDFDDDSVSEEVVSDGARVFHRAVGNWMNGFELGDMVWGKVKSHPWWPGYLFNEAFASSSVRRTRRDVHVLVAFFGDSSYGWFDPSELVPFDSHYEEKSKQTALRPFVKAVEEATDEASRREALGLACYCRNKYNFGSARVPGYFDVDVPGFEPWGIYSSKQIEDARKNFVPDQSLSFLKQLALCPLEDIVPAIDRIKNAAKMLAYRCSVFEEFDETYAQAFGVEPVRPPPLTGAMSDHPERFARRAAPLSGQLVMPEPLRPKKSSAPKLASGPKVSKSPSAKKNKYVLKRRDEQFSTTATIAGPPLPDFTSPTQPYGNFYNLFPTTQQPPTQPSLAFQDASVHGDYVLQKRAPSVFIDDKLPQTSPNLLEQGLVISEQRSAPLGVDIPVAISPRKTPQMSVIEFRKLDPAVSGIVADAKEEILLARPNDIIVVDGIPKVKKKIKKRLRVDGSSDPTDLARNAKKKIKKKHKEQSTESGLLPDHARMAKDDDPYRKLASRLNSIGPEQSKRADAVARATSFPFSFQRPKIDLNSRSQQLPELVADLHELALDPFYGIERDASGVALHVFLKFRSMVYQKSLALSLSSEDDAVEVQAPKPPRSQQESVGGTAEITPVKTAMEGKEPTASAKPPKAGFRSDDPVVAGRKRTPSDREEDMSAKRQTKVNKVKALTIEKKSSISKKRNLKDAGSASTTTMPAVAAMHSVTAKPSNAKTMEPVKKQEPPPPRVPCPTTLVMKFPPRTTLPSIASLKARFTRFGPLELPDTRVYWKSYTCKVVYKFKPDAEAALKYARANKMFGQVKGHFYLRDADTQSQEPSADAGGKKLESRQAEGVQFRPGSNPTTSLRLLLNPNHKPGLLKSILKKPGDDAGPTTTISSSSRETPRVKFMLDNVDGKPGMSPAVAGSSYSRSDAEPPPFSLPLESVINNTTKSGAFLPPPPPLPLSALHSYPSRTIDNSPYIPPPPVTPASSASFGLPPVNRVAMDRVPPPPPSSLRGPRSADPQTHNYRQYGEGEGRPMVNKELANQMLSLMVRCSDIVSSIKSSLGYVPYHPL; encoded by the exons ATGGAGGTTGGCAGCTCGCAACGACCGGTAGACGGCGAGGAGGCAGCGGCTGATGGACATGGTTTTGGACGCGGATATGTTGGATCTAAGGTTTTCAAGGAGCTCGAATCTGTGGAGTTTAACGAAGAGGTTGATGGTATGCTTTTGGACCGTACGGAGGCTGGTTTCTCTGGATCTTCCAAGGACGCTCAAGGAGACGAAGTGAACGGTCCAG AAAGTACGGATTTCGACGATGACAGTGTTTCTGAGGAGGTTGTTTCAGATGGAGCGAGGGTTTTCCATAGGGCAGTTGGAAACTGGATGAATGGTTTTGAACTGGGAGACATGGTGTGGGGGAAGGTGAAATCACACCCTTGGTGGCCTGGTTACTTGTTCAATGAGGCTTTTGCTTCGTCATCTGTTAGAAGAACAAGAAGAGATGTCCATGTTTTGGTAGCCTTCTTTGGGGATAGCAGCTATGGATGGTTTGACCCTTCTGAGCTCGTCCCATTTGACTCCCACTACGAGGAGAAGTCTAAACAGACGGCCTTGAGACCATTTGTCAAGGCAGTTGAAGAGGCAACCGATGAAGCAAGCCGCAGGGAAGCTCTTGGCCTTGCTTGCTACTGCCGGAATaaatacaactttggttcagcaCGTGTCCCAGGATATTTCGATGTTGATGTCCCTGGATTCGAGCCTTGGGGCATTTACTCTTCAAAACAGATTGAGGATGCTCGGAAAAACTTTGTACCTGATCAATCTCTCTCCTTTTTGAAGCAGTTGGCCTTGTGTCCACTTGAAGACATTGTTCCTGCTATAGATCGGATTAAGAACGCGGCGAAGATGCTTGCTTACAGATGTTCTGTCTTCGAAGAGTTTGACGAGACATATGCCCAAGCATTTGGTGTAGAGCCGGTACGACCACCTCCTTTGACTGGGGCTATGTCGGATCATCCTGAGAGATTTGCCCGCCGAG CGGCGCCTTTGAGCGGTCAGCTCGTGATGCCTGAGCCCCTCCGCCCAAAGAAAAGCTCCGCCCCTAAGCTCGCTTCTGGTCCCAAAGTGTCCAAATCTCCATCTGCGAAGAAGAACAAATACGTGCTGAAGCGGAGAGATGAACAATTTTCTACCACTGCTACGATCGCCGGCCCTCCTTTGCCGGACTTCACCTCTCCTACCCAGCCCTACGGCAATTTCTACAATCTCTTCCCCACAACTCAGCAACCCCCCACCCAACCAAGTCTCGCCTTCCAGGATGCCTCGGTTCACGGTGACTACGTGCTCCAGAAGAGAGCTCCTTCCGTTTTCATCGACGACAAGCTGCCGCAAACCTCCCCAAACCTGCTCGAACAGGGACTAGTCATCTCAGAACAAAGATCGGCCCCATTGGGGGTGGATATTCCCGTTGCTATTAGTCCTCGAAAGACGCCGCAGATGAGCGTGATTGAGTTCAGGAAACTAGACCCTGCTGTCTCTGGCATAGTTGCCGATGCTAAAGAAGAGATCTTGTTGGCCCGGCCCAATGACATTATTGTCGTCGATGGAATCCCAAaggtgaagaagaagatcaaaaaGCGCCTGCGCGTGGATGGTAGTTCCGACCCAACCGATCTTGCCAGAAATGCCAAGAAGAAGAtaaaaaagaagcacaaggaacaGAGCACCGAATCCGGCTTGCTACCAGATCATGCTAGGATGGCGAAAGATGACGATCCTTATAGGAAATTAGCGTCCAGATTAAATAGCATTGGGCCGGAGCAATCCAAGAGAGCGGATGCAGTCGCGCGAGCGACCTCCTTTCCCTTCTCCTTTCAACGCCCCAAGATTGACTTGAACTCCCGCAGTCAGCAGCTACCAGAGCTGGTAGCCGACCTGCATGAACTAGCACTCGATCCTTTTTACGGAATTGAGCGCGACGCCTCGGGGGTTGCGCTGCATGTCTTCCTCAAGTTCCGGTCGATGGTCTACCAGAAAAGCTTGGCTCTTTCTCTCTCCAGCGAGGATGACGCCGTGGAGGTCCAAGCTCCCAAACCTCCTAGGTCGCAGCAGGAGTCTGTTGGTGGGACCGCGGAGATTACTCCAGTGAAGACAGCTATGGAGGGCAAGGAGCCAACTGCCTCTGCGAAGCCACCAAAAGCCGGATTTAGGTCCGACGATCCTGTTGTGGCAGGACGGAAACGCACTCCATCTGATCGAGAAGAGGATATGAGCGCAAAGAGGCAGACAAAAGTAAACAAAGTCAAGGCTTTGACCATTGAAAAGAAATCGTCGATCAGTAAGAAGCGCAACCTGAAGGACGCAGGCAGCGCCTCCACGACGACGATGCCTGCAGTAGCCGCAATGCATAGTGTGACAGCGAAACCTAGCAATGCCAAAACAATGGAGCCCGTCAAGAAGCAAGAACCTCCCCCGCCTCGAGTTCCCTGTCCGACTACTCTCGTGATGAAGTTCCCACCTCGGACGACGCTTCCATCCATCGCCTCCTTGAAAGCGAGGTTCACCCGCTTCGGGCCGCTCGAGCTCCCCGACACTCGCGTGTACTGGAAATCCTACACCTGCAAGGTGGTGTACAAGTTCAAGCCCGACGCAGAGGCCGCCCTCAAGTACGCCCGCGCCAACAAAATGTTCGGCCAGGTTAAGGGACACTTCTATCTCCGCGACGCTGACACACAGTCCCAGGAACCGTCCGCTGATGCCGGTGGGAAGAAGCTGGAGTCGCGACAAGCTGAAGGTGTCCAATTCCGACCCGGGAGCAACCCAACCACCTCGTTGAGGCTGTTGCTAAATCCAAACCACAAGCCAGGGCTGCTCAAATCCATTCTGAAGAAGCCTGGTGACGATGCTGGCCCTACCACCAccatcagcagcagcagcagagaGACGCCCCGTGTAAAATTCATGTTGGACAATGTGGACGGGAAGCCAGGAATGTCGCCGGCTGTTGCAGGAAGCAGCTATAGTCGTAGCGATGCTGAACCACCCCCCTTCTCCCTTCCTCTAGAATCCGTCATCAATAACACTACAAAATCAGGTGCTTTTCTTCCTCCACCACCGCCGCTGCCGCTATCGGCGCTTCATTCCTATCCTTCAAGGACTATTGATAACTCCCCTTATATACCCCCACCGCCGGTGACTCCAGCTTCATCTGCTTCCTTCGGACTGCCTCCAGTGAACCGGGTGGCGATGGATCGTGTGCCCCCGCCGCCGCCGTCTTCCCTTCGTGGGCCTCGATCTGCCGATCCCCAGACGCATAATTATAGACAGTATGGCGAGGGGGAGGGTAGACCCATGGTGAACAAGGAGTTGGCGAACCAAATGCTGAGCCTTATGGTTAGGTGCAGCGACATTGTGAGCAGTATCAAATCGTCGCTAGGGTACGTTCCATACCACCCGCTGTAG